Proteins from one Ricinus communis isolate WT05 ecotype wild-type chromosome 9, ASM1957865v1, whole genome shotgun sequence genomic window:
- the LOC8282420 gene encoding trafficking protein particle complex II-specific subunit 130 homolog isoform X1 produces MANYLAQFQSIKNSCDHIVIAVEDVSDLWPNIKDRFEERLPFKKACLNNKTRNSVFVENLPAEFILTTDARLRSRFPQEQSLFWFREPYATVVLVTCEDLDEFKTILKPRLKLIVQNDEREWFIVYVSRAHPSNDNATKMAKKVYAKIEVDFSTKKRERCCKFDLHGPEATFWEDFESKIMECLKNTLDRRVQFYEDEIRKLSEQRFMPIWNFCNFFILKESLAFMFEMTHLHEDALREYDELELCYLETVNMAGKQRDFGGVDRGDDQAALLNPENKPLTQIVQDDSFREFEFRQYLFACQSKLLFKLNRPFEVASRGYPFVISFSKALTLHESMLPFCLREVWVITACLALIDATASHYNSGVVAPDIEKEFYRLQGDLYSLCRVKFMRLAYLIGYGTDIERSPVNSASLSMLPWPKPAVWPSVPPEASPQVLVKEKVILQATPRIKHFGIQRKSLPLEPSVLLREANRRRASLSAGNMFEIFDGRPSLIDGSASDASPGTSPLNKANISMSRTNSSPGNFDGSIDRPMRLAEIYVAAEHALERTISDADLWKSLSSVEEFEQKYLELTKGAADNYHRSWWKRHGVVLDGEIAAVCFRHGNFDLASKSYEKVCALYAGEGWQELLADVLPNLTECQKMLNDQAGYLSSCVRLLSLDKGLFSIKERQAFQAEVVRLAHSEMKDPVPLDVSSLITFSGNPGPPLELCDGDPGTLSVTVWSGFPDDITLDSLSLTLMATFNADEGAKALRSSAATVLMPGRNTITLALPPHKPGSYILGVLTGQIGQLRFRSHSFSKGGPADTDDFMSYEKPTRPILKVFKPRPLVDLTAAVSSALLINETQCVGIIVQPIDYSLRGAVLQIDTGPGLRIEESHFIEMESCANTSHSAPDMANMNTTQNNYSVVANKECERLSLHNGRIQFPDWASDVDSVIWIPVCAISDTLPKGSTSATPQRQSIVDGMRTIALKLEFGVSHNQIFERTIAVHFTDPFHVSTRVADKCNDGTLLLQVILHSQVKATLTVYDAWLELQDGFVHTGQGDGRPTSSFFPLVISPTSRAGILFSICLGKMSGEDFSFIDVEARQPESILNIRYGISGERTVGAHPPVSVESVGPEAARQDLIFKSALILQRPVLDPCLAVGFLPLPSASLRVGQLVTMKWRIERLKGSGDDQISEHDGEVLYEVSANSENWMIAGRKRGHVSLSTEQGSRIVISILCVPLVAGYVRPPRLGLPNVDESNISSNPPGPHLVCVMPPTLSSSFCIPA; encoded by the exons ATGGCGAATTATCTAGCTCAGTTTCAATCTATCAAGAACTCTTGCGATCACATCGTAATTGCAG TCGAAGATGTGAGTGATCTTTGGCCCAATATCAAAGATAGATTTGAGGAGAGACTGCCATTTAAAAAAGCTTGTCTAAATAACAAGACGAGGAACTCTGTGTTTGTGGAGAATCTGCCTGCCGAATTCATATTAACCACGGATGCAAGACTTCGTAGTCGGTTTCCTCAGGAGCAATCATTGTTTTGGTTTCGAGAACCATATGCAACTGTGGTTCTTGTTACATGTGAG gatcttgatgaattcaaAACCATCCTTAAACCACGCCTGAAATTAATTGTCCAAAATGATGAACGGGAATGGTTTATTGTATATGTGTCTAGAGCTCATCCAAGTAACGATAATGCCACCAAAATGGCAAAAAAAGTGTACGCCAAGATTGAAGTTGATTTTAGCACAAAGAAAAGGGAGAG GTGCTGTAAATTTGATCTTCATGGACCTGAAGCAACTTTTTGGGAAGATTTCGAGTCCAAAATTATGGAGTGCCTAAAGAATACATTGGATAGGCGTGTACAATTTTATGAGGATGAAATCCGTAAGCTCAGTGAACAGCGCTTCATGCCGATTTGGAActtctgtaatttttttatactgaAG GAAAGCCTTGCTTTTATGTTTGAGATGACTCATCTTCATGAAGATGCACTACGTGAATATGATGAATTAGAACTCTGCTATCTGGAAACAG TTAATATGGCTGGGAAGCAAAGAGACTTTGGTGGAGTAGACCGTGGTGATGATCAGGCAGCTCTGCTCAACCCTGAAAATAAACCATTGACACAAATTGTTCAAGATGACTCCTTTAGAGAATTTGAGTTTAGGCAGTATCTCTTTGCCTGTCAATCAAAG CTTTTGTTCAAGCTGAATCGACCCTTTGAGGTTGCATCAAGGGGTTATCCATTTGTAATCAGCTTTTCTAAAGCCCTCACACTGCATGAG AGTATGCTGCCTTTTTGTCTGCGAGAAGTTTGGGTGATAACTGCTTGCTTGGCTTTAATCGATGCAACTGCTTCTCATTATAATAGTGGAGTTGTGGCTCCGGACATTGAAAAGGAGTTCTACCGTCTTCAGGGTGATCTTTATTCACTATGTCGAGTTAAG TTCATGAGGCTCGCATatttaattggatatggaacaGATATAGAAAGAAGTCCTGTCAACAG TGCTTCACTTAGCATGCTACCTTGGCCCAAACCTGCAGTTTGGCCGTCAGTTCCACCTGAAGCTTCTCCTCAGGTGCTTGTGAAGGAAAAG GTGATCCTTCAGGCGACTCCTAGAATTAAACACTTTGGCATTCAAAGAAAATCATTGCCTCTTGAACCTTCGGTACTTTTGCGTGAGGCAAATCGGCGTAGGGCATCCCTTTCTGCTGGGAACATGTTTGAAATATTCGATGGTCGGCCAAGCTTGATTGATGG ATCAGCTTCGGATGCATCACCAGGGACGTCCCCCTTAAATAAAGCAAATATTTCTATGTCACGAACTAACTCTTCTCCCGGAAACTTTGATGGCTCAATAGATCGACCTATGAGGCTTGCTGAGATATATGTTGCTGCTGAGCATGCTCTTGAGCGTACAATTTCTGATGCTGACTTATGGAAATCCTTGTCATCTGTAGAAGAGTTTGAG CAAAAATATCTTGAGCTGACCAAAGGTGCTGCGGATAATTACCATCGTTCCTGGTGGAAAAGACATGGCGTGGTCCTGGATGGTGAAATAGCAGCTGTTTGCTTCAGGCATGGAAACTTTGATCTGGCTTCAAAGTCATATGAGAAAGTTTGTGCCCTGTATGCTGGTGAAGGATGGCAGGAGTTATTGGCTGATGTCCTTCCAAATTTAACCGAGTGTCAGAAGATGCTCAATGATCAAGCTGGCTACTTATCATCCTGTGTCAGACTGCTGTCTTTAGATAAAGGTTTATTCTCAATCAAGGAGCGACAGGCTTTTCAGGCAGAGGTTGTTCGTCTTGCCCACAGTGAGATGAAGGATCCTGTGCCGTTAGATGTCTCATCATTGATTACATTTTCTGGAAATCCTGGACCTCCACTGGAGTTATGTGATGGGGATCCTGGCACTCTCTCTGTAACTGTTTGGAGTGGTTTTCCTGATGATATAACTCTTGATTCACTTAGCCTCACCTTGATGGCTACATTTAATGCTGATGAAGGTGCTAAG GCACTAAGGAGCTCTGCTGCCACGGTGCTGATGCCTGGTAGGAATACAATTACCCTCGCTTTACCACCCCATAAACCAGGGTCCTATATCTTGGGGGTTCTTACTGGGCAGATTGGTCAACTGAGGTTTAGATCACATAGTTTCTCCAAGGGTGGCCCTGCAGATACTGATGATTTTATGAGTTATGAAAAACCAACTAGACCTATCTTAAAG GTTTTCAAACCAAGACCTCTGGTTGATCTCACTGCAGCTGTTTCATCTGCTTTGCTAATAAATGAAACTCAGTGCGTTGGGATTATAGTGCAGCCCATTGACTATTCCCTCAGAGGTGCTGTTTTGCAAATTGATACTGGTCCAGGTCTGAGGATTGAAGAGTCACATTTTATTGAGATGGAGAGTTGTGCCAATACATCGCACAGTGCTCCGGACATGGCAAACATGAATACAACTCAAAACAATTATTCTGTGGTTGCTAATAAAGAATGTGAGCGATTAAGTCTTCATAATGGTAGGATACAGTTTCCTGATTGGGCAAGCGATGTGGATTCTGTTATTTGGATTCCTGTTTGTGCAATCAGTGACACACTTCCAAAAGGATCAACTTCAg CCACTCCTCAGAGACAGAGCATTGTGGATGGTATGAGAACAATAGCATTGAAACTAGAATTTGGAGTATCACACAACCAGATATTTGAAAG GACTATTGCTGTGCACTTCACTGACCCTTTCCATGTGAGCACACGTGTTGCAGATAAATGCAATGATGGTACTCTGCTTCTGCAG GTGATATTACACTCTCAAGTGAAGGCCACATTGACCGTCTATGATGCTTGGCTTGAACTCCAAGATGGATTTGTTCATACTGGACAAGGTGATGGAAGACCAACATCAAGCTTCTTTCCACTCGTGATTTCTCCAACATCTAGAGCAGGAATCTTGTTCAGTATTTGCCTAGGGAAGATGAGTGGTGAAG ACTTTTCGTTTATAGATGTAGAGGCAAGGCAGCCAGAGAGCATATTGAATATCAGATATGGAATTTCTGGTGAGAGAACAGTTGGAGCACATCCTCCTGTGTCTGTGGAATCAGTTGGACCTGAGGCTGCCAGGCAGGACTTGATCTTCAAGAGTGCTCTTATACTGCAAAGGCCTGTGCTTGATCCATGCCTAGCCGTTGgttttcttcctcttccttcTGCTAGCCTGAGAGTTGGGCAACTTGTTACCATGAAATGGAGGATTGAAAGGTTG
- the LOC8282420 gene encoding trafficking protein particle complex II-specific subunit 130 homolog isoform X2, translated as MANYLAQFQSIKNSCDHIVIAVEDVSDLWPNIKDRFEERLPFKKACLNNKTRNSVFVENLPAEFILTTDARLRSRFPQEQSLFWFREPYATVVLVTCEDLDEFKTILKPRLKLIVQNDEREWFIVYVSRAHPSNDNATKMAKKVYAKIEVDFSTKKRERCCKFDLHGPEATFWEDFESKIMECLKNTLDRRVQFYEDEIRKLSEQRFMPIWNFCNFFILKESLAFMFEMTHLHEDALREYDELELCYLETVNMAGKQRDFGGVDRGDDQAALLNPENKPLTQIVQDDSFREFEFRQYLFACQSKLLFKLNRPFEVASRGYPFVISFSKALTLHESMLPFCLREVWVITACLALIDATASHYNSGVVAPDIEKEFYRLQGDLYSLCRVKFMRLAYLIGYGTDIERSPVNSASLSMLPWPKPAVWPSVPPEASPQVLVKEKVILQATPRIKHFGIQRKSLPLEPSVLLREANRRRASLSAGNMFEIFDGRPSLIDGSASDASPGTSPLNKANISMSRTNSSPGNFDGSIDRPMRLAEIYVAAEHALERTISDADLWKSLSSVEEFEQKYLELTKGAADNYHRSWWKRHGVVLDGEIAAVCFRHGNFDLASKSYEKVCALYAGEGWQELLADVLPNLTECQKMLNDQAGYLSSCVRLLSLDKGLFSIKERQAFQAEVVRLAHSEMKDPVPLDVSSLITFSGNPGPPLELCDGDPGTLSVTVWSGFPDDITLDSLSLTLMATFNADEGAKALRSSAATVLMPGRNTITLALPPHKPGSYILGVLTGQIGQLRFRSHSFSKGGPADTDDFMSYEKPTRPILKVFKPRPLVDLTAAVSSALLINETQCVGIIVQPIDYSLRGAVLQIDTGPGLRIEESHFIEMESCANTSHSAPDMANMNTTQNNYSVVANKECERLSLHNGRIQFPDWASDVDSVIWIPVCAISDTLPKGSTSATPQRQSIVDGMRTIALKLEFGVSHNQIFERTIAVHFTDPFHVSTRVADKCNDGTLLLQVILHSQVKATLTVYDAWLELQDGFVHTGQGDGRPTSSFFPLVISPTSRAGILFSICLGKMSGEDVEARQPESILNIRYGISGERTVGAHPPVSVESVGPEAARQDLIFKSALILQRPVLDPCLAVGFLPLPSASLRVGQLVTMKWRIERLKGSGDDQISEHDGEVLYEVSANSENWMIAGRKRGHVSLSTEQGSRIVISILCVPLVAGYVRPPRLGLPNVDESNISSNPPGPHLVCVMPPTLSSSFCIPA; from the exons ATGGCGAATTATCTAGCTCAGTTTCAATCTATCAAGAACTCTTGCGATCACATCGTAATTGCAG TCGAAGATGTGAGTGATCTTTGGCCCAATATCAAAGATAGATTTGAGGAGAGACTGCCATTTAAAAAAGCTTGTCTAAATAACAAGACGAGGAACTCTGTGTTTGTGGAGAATCTGCCTGCCGAATTCATATTAACCACGGATGCAAGACTTCGTAGTCGGTTTCCTCAGGAGCAATCATTGTTTTGGTTTCGAGAACCATATGCAACTGTGGTTCTTGTTACATGTGAG gatcttgatgaattcaaAACCATCCTTAAACCACGCCTGAAATTAATTGTCCAAAATGATGAACGGGAATGGTTTATTGTATATGTGTCTAGAGCTCATCCAAGTAACGATAATGCCACCAAAATGGCAAAAAAAGTGTACGCCAAGATTGAAGTTGATTTTAGCACAAAGAAAAGGGAGAG GTGCTGTAAATTTGATCTTCATGGACCTGAAGCAACTTTTTGGGAAGATTTCGAGTCCAAAATTATGGAGTGCCTAAAGAATACATTGGATAGGCGTGTACAATTTTATGAGGATGAAATCCGTAAGCTCAGTGAACAGCGCTTCATGCCGATTTGGAActtctgtaatttttttatactgaAG GAAAGCCTTGCTTTTATGTTTGAGATGACTCATCTTCATGAAGATGCACTACGTGAATATGATGAATTAGAACTCTGCTATCTGGAAACAG TTAATATGGCTGGGAAGCAAAGAGACTTTGGTGGAGTAGACCGTGGTGATGATCAGGCAGCTCTGCTCAACCCTGAAAATAAACCATTGACACAAATTGTTCAAGATGACTCCTTTAGAGAATTTGAGTTTAGGCAGTATCTCTTTGCCTGTCAATCAAAG CTTTTGTTCAAGCTGAATCGACCCTTTGAGGTTGCATCAAGGGGTTATCCATTTGTAATCAGCTTTTCTAAAGCCCTCACACTGCATGAG AGTATGCTGCCTTTTTGTCTGCGAGAAGTTTGGGTGATAACTGCTTGCTTGGCTTTAATCGATGCAACTGCTTCTCATTATAATAGTGGAGTTGTGGCTCCGGACATTGAAAAGGAGTTCTACCGTCTTCAGGGTGATCTTTATTCACTATGTCGAGTTAAG TTCATGAGGCTCGCATatttaattggatatggaacaGATATAGAAAGAAGTCCTGTCAACAG TGCTTCACTTAGCATGCTACCTTGGCCCAAACCTGCAGTTTGGCCGTCAGTTCCACCTGAAGCTTCTCCTCAGGTGCTTGTGAAGGAAAAG GTGATCCTTCAGGCGACTCCTAGAATTAAACACTTTGGCATTCAAAGAAAATCATTGCCTCTTGAACCTTCGGTACTTTTGCGTGAGGCAAATCGGCGTAGGGCATCCCTTTCTGCTGGGAACATGTTTGAAATATTCGATGGTCGGCCAAGCTTGATTGATGG ATCAGCTTCGGATGCATCACCAGGGACGTCCCCCTTAAATAAAGCAAATATTTCTATGTCACGAACTAACTCTTCTCCCGGAAACTTTGATGGCTCAATAGATCGACCTATGAGGCTTGCTGAGATATATGTTGCTGCTGAGCATGCTCTTGAGCGTACAATTTCTGATGCTGACTTATGGAAATCCTTGTCATCTGTAGAAGAGTTTGAG CAAAAATATCTTGAGCTGACCAAAGGTGCTGCGGATAATTACCATCGTTCCTGGTGGAAAAGACATGGCGTGGTCCTGGATGGTGAAATAGCAGCTGTTTGCTTCAGGCATGGAAACTTTGATCTGGCTTCAAAGTCATATGAGAAAGTTTGTGCCCTGTATGCTGGTGAAGGATGGCAGGAGTTATTGGCTGATGTCCTTCCAAATTTAACCGAGTGTCAGAAGATGCTCAATGATCAAGCTGGCTACTTATCATCCTGTGTCAGACTGCTGTCTTTAGATAAAGGTTTATTCTCAATCAAGGAGCGACAGGCTTTTCAGGCAGAGGTTGTTCGTCTTGCCCACAGTGAGATGAAGGATCCTGTGCCGTTAGATGTCTCATCATTGATTACATTTTCTGGAAATCCTGGACCTCCACTGGAGTTATGTGATGGGGATCCTGGCACTCTCTCTGTAACTGTTTGGAGTGGTTTTCCTGATGATATAACTCTTGATTCACTTAGCCTCACCTTGATGGCTACATTTAATGCTGATGAAGGTGCTAAG GCACTAAGGAGCTCTGCTGCCACGGTGCTGATGCCTGGTAGGAATACAATTACCCTCGCTTTACCACCCCATAAACCAGGGTCCTATATCTTGGGGGTTCTTACTGGGCAGATTGGTCAACTGAGGTTTAGATCACATAGTTTCTCCAAGGGTGGCCCTGCAGATACTGATGATTTTATGAGTTATGAAAAACCAACTAGACCTATCTTAAAG GTTTTCAAACCAAGACCTCTGGTTGATCTCACTGCAGCTGTTTCATCTGCTTTGCTAATAAATGAAACTCAGTGCGTTGGGATTATAGTGCAGCCCATTGACTATTCCCTCAGAGGTGCTGTTTTGCAAATTGATACTGGTCCAGGTCTGAGGATTGAAGAGTCACATTTTATTGAGATGGAGAGTTGTGCCAATACATCGCACAGTGCTCCGGACATGGCAAACATGAATACAACTCAAAACAATTATTCTGTGGTTGCTAATAAAGAATGTGAGCGATTAAGTCTTCATAATGGTAGGATACAGTTTCCTGATTGGGCAAGCGATGTGGATTCTGTTATTTGGATTCCTGTTTGTGCAATCAGTGACACACTTCCAAAAGGATCAACTTCAg CCACTCCTCAGAGACAGAGCATTGTGGATGGTATGAGAACAATAGCATTGAAACTAGAATTTGGAGTATCACACAACCAGATATTTGAAAG GACTATTGCTGTGCACTTCACTGACCCTTTCCATGTGAGCACACGTGTTGCAGATAAATGCAATGATGGTACTCTGCTTCTGCAG GTGATATTACACTCTCAAGTGAAGGCCACATTGACCGTCTATGATGCTTGGCTTGAACTCCAAGATGGATTTGTTCATACTGGACAAGGTGATGGAAGACCAACATCAAGCTTCTTTCCACTCGTGATTTCTCCAACATCTAGAGCAGGAATCTTGTTCAGTATTTGCCTAGGGAAGATGAGTGGTGAAG ATGTAGAGGCAAGGCAGCCAGAGAGCATATTGAATATCAGATATGGAATTTCTGGTGAGAGAACAGTTGGAGCACATCCTCCTGTGTCTGTGGAATCAGTTGGACCTGAGGCTGCCAGGCAGGACTTGATCTTCAAGAGTGCTCTTATACTGCAAAGGCCTGTGCTTGATCCATGCCTAGCCGTTGgttttcttcctcttccttcTGCTAGCCTGAGAGTTGGGCAACTTGTTACCATGAAATGGAGGATTGAAAGGTTG